CGCATCCACGGCACAACCCGCAAACAGGTGAAGACATTGTTCGAGGATGTGGAGCTCAAAACTCTGTTGCCGTTGCCGGAACAGCCGTTTCCCTTTTATCACGAGGGGCGGCGGCGGGTTCACCGTGACGGCCATGTGGAGGTGTCCAAATCTTATTACTCCGTGCCGCCAGAGTACCTTGGGCGTGACGTCTGGGTGCGGTGGGACGGGCGCATCCTTCGCGTGTTCAACGACAGGTTCGAGCAGATAGCTATCCACACGATAGCGACACCCGGCAGGTTCAGCACGGCCAGGGAACATATCGCAAGCGGCAAGATATCCGGCGTGGAGCGGGGGGCCGGGTATCTTTTGTCCAAGGCTTCCCGGATCGGCGGCGACGCGGCCATGTGGGCGAGGGCCATGCTCGACAGCCGTGGCATCGAAGGCGTCCGCGTGTTGCAGGGATTTGTGGGCCTTGCCGGCAAGTATCCGGCCAACGCCATCAACAGCGCCAGCCGGACGGCCCTTAAGTCCAGATGTTTTTATCTCAAGCCTGTCCGCAAACTCTGCGCGGCGCAGCCGGAGCAAGGGCAGATGGAGTTCGCTGAGGAGCATCCGGTGATCCGCCCCCTGTCGGAGTACCAGGAGCTTTTGTTCAACAAACAGGACAAACCAATGGAGGAAAAATATGAGCAATGTGCAATTGAGCCGGTCGCTTAAGGCGCTCAAGCTGTCCGGCCTTCTGGCCACGCTGGACATCAGGGCGCAGGAGGCGATGGGGGCAAACCTTACCCACATCGAGTTTTTGGAACTGCTTGTCGGCGACGAGATGGCCGTCCGTGGCGACCGCGCCATCGCAAGGCGTGTGAAGGCCGCCGGGTTCCGGGAATTAAAGAGCGTCGAGGACTTCGACTTCGGGTTCAACCCGAAGATAAGCCGCAAGCAGATAATGGAGTTGGCCGCCTGCAAGTTTATCCGGGAACGGCGGGACTGCCTGTTCATAGGGCCGCCGGGCGTCGGAAAGTCGCATATCGTGCAGGCCATCGGCCATCAGGCGGCGAAGATGGGGTTCTCCACGCTGTTCCGATCCATCTTCGACGTGGTGCAGGACTTTTTGCAGGCGGAGACCTTCGGCAAGATCGGCAAGACGATGTCCAGGTATCTCAAGCCCGACCTTTTAATCATCGACGACATGGGGCTCAAACGGCTGCCCAGGCAGAGCGGCGAATATCTCTTTGAGATAATCATGCGCAGGTTCAAGACGCGGTCGACGGTGATGACGTCGAACCGTCCGCTGGACGAGTGGGGCAAGCTCATCGGCGACGTGCCGACGGCAACGGCGATACTGGACCGGTTCATCAGCCGGGCCGAGGTGATCCAGATCACGGGGCGCAGTTACCGTTTAAAAGACCGGGCCACAGCCACAAATGAACATAGCGCGAAAACGGTCGGCAATGAGGATAAGAAACCGTGATAGGATTTAGAAACTACACATCAACTGGCCGGTTTTGAAGTGACCCGCGGTGGCCGGTTTTAAAGTGGCCGGTGACACAGCCGCGCCAGGATGGAGGAGGCTGAAAAACTGTCCCGCGGCGCGGCAAATAAAATGCTTGTCCCATGCGGGGTGATAGATGAGCCGGTTTTCAAGCGCATATTGAGCGGAATGGAAAACTCTTCCCATACTCCGTTTAAGTTGAAGGAGATTATTAGGGAATTAGGGAAGAGCCAGAGCGCAGATGATCCAAGATAAGTTGAACTGTCACCGCCACAAATTCAGGGCCGCGATATTGGATAACCGCCTTTGGCGGTTTCCTGTAGGACAACGGGACGCTGTTGCGCCTTGCGTTTTACCCCCCCGCCTTCATGTCCTCTTCTGCTTTCATGATCTGGTATTTCGCCGGTTCGTAAATACAGAAAGGCTCTTCGGCCATGTAGTCTCCATTGGTGTAGAAATAAGCCCGGGCGCGGCATCCTTCACACACGGTCTTGTATTCGCACACGCCGCACTTGCCTTTCAAAAGCCCCTGGTCGCGCAGTGTCTTGAACACGTCCGAATCGCGCCAGATGTCCTTGAACGCCTGCTTGTGTATGTTGCCAGCCTCCAGCGGGAAATAGCCGCAGGGGAACACTTCCCCCTTGTGCGAAACGAAACAGATGCTCTGCCCGGCAAGGCAGCCTTTGGTCATCGCCGCCATCCCGTGCGTGCGGGGGGTCACCTCGATCCCTTCCGCCGCCGCCTTCTGCCGCATGATGCGGAAATAGTGCGGGGCGCAGGTGGCTTTCGTCTGTATCTTTCCCTGTTTGGAAACTTCGTAAAACCAGCTTAGAACGCGCTCGTAGGTGGCCGCGTCCAGGCTCTGGCTTTCCTCTATCTGCACTCCGCAGCCAACCGGCACGAGCATGAATATGTG
This genomic window from Nitrospinota bacterium contains:
- a CDS encoding ATP-binding protein; the encoded protein is MSNVQLSRSLKALKLSGLLATLDIRAQEAMGANLTHIEFLELLVGDEMAVRGDRAIARRVKAAGFRELKSVEDFDFGFNPKISRKQIMELAACKFIRERRDCLFIGPPGVGKSHIVQAIGHQAAKMGFSTLFRSIFDVVQDFLQAETFGKIGKTMSRYLKPDLLIIDDMGLKRLPRQSGEYLFEIIMRRFKTRSTVMTSNRPLDEWGKLIGDVPTATAILDRFISRAEVIQITGRSYRLKDRATATNEHSAKTVGNEDKKP
- a CDS encoding radical SAM protein, producing MMNTESQLRLVFWETTAGCNLECIHCRRIDVARQLMKDDLTTEQSKKLIDGIAENGPCILVLSGGEPLFRPDIFELAAYADSKGLTVALATNGTMITAEIAKKIVDAKVQRVSISLDGASAETHDMFRKLPGSYERAIKGMKYLQELGMSTQINCTIAKHNVHEVEKLYQNAIDLGAEALHIFMLVPVGCGVQIEESQSLDAATYERVLSWFYEVSKQGKIQTKATCAPHYFRIMRQKAAAEGIEVTPRTHGMAAMTKGCLAGQSICFVSHKGEVFPCGYFPLEAGNIHKQAFKDIWRDSDVFKTLRDQGLLKGKCGVCEYKTVCEGCRARAYFYTNGDYMAEEPFCIYEPAKYQIMKAEEDMKAGG